One Oncorhynchus kisutch isolate 150728-3 linkage group LG13, Okis_V2, whole genome shotgun sequence DNA window includes the following coding sequences:
- the has1 gene encoding hyaluronan synthase 1, which translates to MELKPLLRRVGSIVRAILTFLFALVVLGVMVWAYVQGFQLATSPYGIISFGFYGLLLGLHVLVQSFFAFVEHRRMRARSKACTFTKTIGFTISAYQEDPEYLRECLNSIRALKYPPELLRVIMVVDGNSEDDLYMLEMFREVFADQDPGCYVWRNNYHTWDPTQTQEGGIPRVIGPAGDASYGLGEDPQRREVEDLINSRRCVCIMQKWGGKREVMYTAFKALGLSVDYIQVCDSDTKLDPLATVELCKVLESNQKYGAVGGDVMILNLKESYISFMSSLRYWMAFNIERSCQSFFNCVSCISGPLGLYRNDLLQQFLESWYNQKFLGTHCTFGDDRHLTNRMLSMGYATKYTARSKCYTETPGQFLRWLNQQTRWTKSYFREWLYNAMWWHKHHLWMTYESIVSGVFPFFVTATIIQLFWTGTLWDILWVLCCIQLIGLIKAAYACILRRDLVMVFMSLYSALYMTSLLPAKYFAIITMNKSSWGTSGRRKMVGNYIPLLPLSVWAAILLGGSCYTIYKESQKGWFTPAKVLETRFLIYGCVVYVCYWFLMIFLYWVWFRRLCRKRSQSYDVSV; encoded by the exons ATGGAACTGAAACCGTTACTAAGGCGGGTGGGTTCGATAGTCCGTGCCATCCTGACATTCCTCTTTGCCCTGGTGGTGCTGGGGGTGATGGTGTGGGCCTATGTTCAGGGCTTCCAGCTGGCCACCTCCCCATACGGCATCATCTCTTTTGGGTTCTATGGCCTCCTGCTGGGGCTCCATGTCCTGGTCCAAAGCTTTTTCGCCTTCGTGGAGCACCGCCGCATGAGGGCCCGAAGCAAGGCCTGCACATTCACCAAGACCATCGGTTTCACTATCTCAGCCTACCAGGAGGACCCAGAATACCTGCGTGAGTGCCTCAACTCCATTCGGGCCCTCAAATACCCTCCAGAGCTGCTGCGGGTCATCATGGTGGTGGATGGGAACTCAGAGGACGACCTCTACATGCTGGAGATGTTCAGGGAGGTGTTTGCAGACCAGGACCCTGGCTGTTACGTGTGGAGGAATAACTACCACACATGGGACCCCACCCAGACCCAGGAGGGGGGCATCCCCAGGGTGATAGGCCCTGCCGGGGATGCTAGTTATGGGCTGGGAGAGGACCcccagaggagggaggtggaggatcTGATCAACAGCAGGAGGTGTGTGTGCATCATGCAGAAGTGGGGTGGAAAGAGGGAGGTGATGTACACAGCTTTCAAGGCACTGGGACTGTCGGTGGACTACATACAG GTGTGTGACTCTGACACCAAGCTAGACCCCCTGGCTACGGTGGAGCTGTGTAAGGTTCTGGAAAGTAACCAGAAATATGGGGCGGTGGGAGGAGACGTGATGATCCTCAATCTCAAGGAGTCCTACATCAGCTTCATGAGCAGCCTGCGCTACTGGATGGCGTTCAACATCGAGAGGTCCTGCCAGTCCTTCTTCAACTGTGTCTCCTGCATCAGCGGCCCCCTGG GTTTGTACAGGAATGACCTCCTCCAGCAGTTCTTAGAGTCCTGGTACAACCAGAAGTTTCTGGGGACTCACTGTACATTTGGGGATGACAGACATCTCACTAACCGCATGCTCAGCATGGGCTATGCCACCAA ATACACGGCCCGCTCCAAGTGTTACACGGAGACGCCAGGCCAGTTCCTCCGGTGGCTCAACCAGCAGACGCGCTGGACCAAATCTTACTTTCGCGAGTGGCTCTACAACGCCATGTGGTGGCACAAGCACCACCTGTGGATGACCTACGAGTCCATCGTCTCTGGTGTCTTCCCCTTCTTCGTCACGGCCACCATCATCCAGCTGTTCTGGACAGGCACCCTGTGGGACATCCTCTGGGTCCTCTGCTGCATCCAGCTCATCGGCCTGATCAAGGCAGCCTATGCCTGCATCCTGCGCCGTGACCTGGTCATGGTGTTCATGTCTCTCTACTCTGCCCTCTACATGACCAGCCTGCTGCCCGCCAAGTACTTTGCCATCATCACCATGAACAAGAGCAGCTGGGGCACGTCAGGCCGCCGCAAGATGGTTGGGAACTACATCCCCCTGCTGCCTCTGTCGGTGTGGGCGGCCATCTTGCTGGGCGGGTCCTGCTACACCATCTACAAGGAGAGCCAGAAGGGCTGGTTCACGCCGGCTAAGGTCCTAGAGACCAGGTTTCTGATCTACGGCTGTGTGGTGTACGTCTGCTACTGGTTCCTCATGATCTTCCTCTACTGGGTGTGGTTCCGCAGGCTGTGTAGGAAACGCTCCCAAAGTTATGACGTAAGCGTATAG